The Candidatus Pelagibacter sp. IMCC9063 genome has a window encoding:
- the rpsB gene encoding 30S ribosomal protein S2 — translation MNLPSVTIKDLLEAGVHLGHKTFRWNPKMKPFIFGEKNSVHIIDLSQTLELLNKALLELHRCASNNGKILFVSTKKQASELVANVAKETNNFYVNHRWLGGMLTNWNTINKSIKRLKRIEEDLKLEDTGFTKKELIKMSMEKEKLDRSLGGIANMKKLPDMIFIIDTNIESLAVLEAKKLNIPIVAVVDSNSNPEFIDFPIPGNDDARRSIDLYCDLALKTIQDAQSKMSGDKDQVSNISDISEKVSEIKKESKPEVSLEIDKKLIN, via the coding sequence ATGAACTTACCAAGTGTAACAATTAAAGACCTTTTAGAAGCAGGAGTACATCTGGGTCATAAGACTTTTAGATGGAACCCAAAAATGAAACCTTTTATTTTTGGAGAAAAAAACTCAGTACACATTATCGACCTTTCACAAACCTTAGAACTTTTGAACAAAGCTCTTTTAGAGCTTCATAGATGTGCATCAAATAATGGAAAAATTCTTTTTGTTTCTACTAAAAAGCAGGCTTCAGAATTGGTTGCTAACGTAGCAAAAGAAACTAATAATTTTTATGTAAATCATAGATGGCTTGGTGGAATGTTAACAAATTGGAATACGATCAACAAATCAATAAAAAGATTAAAAAGAATTGAAGAAGATCTAAAACTAGAGGATACGGGATTCACTAAAAAAGAACTTATTAAAATGAGTATGGAAAAAGAAAAGTTAGATCGATCGTTGGGTGGTATCGCTAATATGAAAAAACTTCCAGATATGATTTTTATTATTGATACGAACATAGAATCTTTAGCAGTACTAGAAGCAAAAAAATTGAATATTCCAATAGTTGCTGTTGTAGATAGCAATTCAAATCCAGAGTTTATTGATTTTCCTATTCCAGGCAACGATGATGCTAGACGATCTATAGATTTGTATTGTGATCTCGCATTAAAAACAATTCAAGATGCACAATCTAAAATGAGCGGAGATAAAGATCAAGTATCAAATATTTCTGATATTTCTGAAAAAGTATCGGAAATTAAAAAAGAATCAAAACCTGAAGTATCTTTAGAAATTGATAAAAAGTTAATTAATTAA
- the dnaE gene encoding DNA polymerase III subunit alpha yields the protein MPENNYFNHFKVHTQYSICEGALKIVDLAVHCTSNNVASVGISDSFNMCGVLEFSQEISKAGCQPIIGTQINFSFSENNLEKMGKISLVAKNDTGYKNLLKLSSSSYLSIEKNEDPHCDIQELIDNSDGLIVLVGASHSLLSSLVLENNILDSELLLQKIQKFFEGNLYIEIQRHNEPHEQALETQLLYFSEKFSIPIIATHEVFYLKKDMYEAHDAYICVGQKTYVNDIKRLRYSEEHYFKSDYEMSELFLDLPEALENNKNLALRCSYRPLTSKPMLPNFNTESSNVNDELKINANKGLEDRLKNFILINIADEDQRLATKQVYKERLNYEIEMISKMKFSGYFLIVSDYIKWAKSNNIPVGPGRGSGAGSLVAWCLSITDLDPIKFGLIFERFLNPDRISMPDFDIDFCQEDRDKVINYVKDKYKNKVAQIITFGKLQARMALRDIGRVIGLPYGRVDQLSKMIPFDPSRPLTLAESVAMEPRLQEAQKEDPTIEKLINLALKLEGLFRNIATHAAGIVIGDKNLTEIVPLYKDHDSSIPIPVTQFDMNWSEQAGLVKFDFLGLKTLTVIKKTIELIEKDSQKLDIEKIPLDDSKTFELLSSGETMGIFQLESAGMREVLKQMIPNKFEDIIALVALYRPGPMQNIPSYNNRKHGLEEPDYLHPKIENILKETYGVIIYQEQVMQIAQALSGFSAGKADILRKAMGKKKSAEMDRQKKDFIEGAIKNDIPKEQAVYIFQLVEKFAQYGFNKSHAAAYALIAYQTAYLKTHYPLSFFSASMSMEMSNTDKLNQFYEELKRLSIKVHNPCINHCFADFVPKDGTIFYALSGIKAVGFEAISNVIKEREENGKFLSMEDFLKRVSSKDINKLQLEGLIKAGAFDCIDKNRSKLYENVPEIIKQSKSYDENLQVDQINLFESQTNDNFKINFTVHPAWDEPEKIKREFESIGFFVSEHPLKNYKHILDNYSVVQFQSFSDNKNINECMLSGTVMAIQEKKTAKGMPFAIVKFSDLSRMFEFFIFSEVLVTNREKLSAGKSFLINVKREVLKSGIERTNVTKIFLINDISEKKIDNLDVTINKLDDIGSLKNQLSKNGKTAVSLSHVDNGKKMIFNLKNKRTVTLESVKTIENEGFLTKINN from the coding sequence ATGCCTGAAAATAATTATTTTAATCACTTTAAAGTTCATACTCAGTATTCAATATGCGAAGGTGCTTTAAAAATTGTTGATCTAGCAGTGCATTGTACATCTAATAATGTTGCTTCAGTCGGTATTTCTGATTCTTTCAATATGTGTGGTGTTTTAGAATTTTCGCAAGAAATTTCAAAAGCAGGATGCCAGCCTATTATTGGCACTCAAATAAACTTTTCTTTTTCAGAAAATAATCTTGAGAAGATGGGTAAAATTTCTCTTGTTGCTAAAAATGACACTGGTTATAAAAATTTATTAAAACTTTCTTCAAGCTCTTACCTATCCATAGAAAAAAATGAAGACCCTCATTGCGATATTCAAGAATTAATTGACAATTCTGATGGTTTAATAGTTTTAGTGGGAGCCAGCCACTCTTTATTATCTTCCCTGGTACTAGAAAACAATATTTTAGATTCTGAACTTCTTCTTCAAAAGATTCAAAAATTTTTTGAAGGAAATCTTTATATCGAAATACAAAGACATAATGAACCTCATGAGCAAGCTTTAGAAACTCAACTTCTTTATTTTAGTGAAAAATTTTCCATTCCAATAATAGCTACGCACGAAGTTTTTTATTTAAAAAAAGACATGTATGAAGCTCACGACGCTTACATTTGTGTTGGTCAAAAAACTTACGTAAATGATATCAAGCGTCTTAGATATTCAGAAGAGCATTATTTTAAGTCAGATTATGAAATGAGCGAGCTTTTTTTGGATTTACCAGAAGCCTTAGAAAACAACAAGAACCTAGCCTTGAGATGTAGCTATAGACCCTTGACTAGTAAGCCGATGTTGCCAAATTTTAATACAGAATCTTCCAATGTTAATGACGAACTAAAAATTAATGCAAACAAAGGTCTGGAAGATAGGCTTAAGAATTTTATTTTAATTAATATAGCTGATGAAGATCAAAGACTAGCAACCAAACAGGTATATAAAGAAAGGCTAAATTATGAAATTGAGATGATTTCTAAAATGAAATTTTCAGGATATTTTTTAATTGTATCAGATTATATTAAATGGGCTAAAAGTAATAATATTCCTGTAGGACCAGGAAGAGGATCTGGTGCAGGATCATTAGTTGCCTGGTGCTTATCCATAACAGACCTTGATCCTATTAAGTTCGGTTTGATTTTTGAACGATTTCTAAATCCAGATAGAATTTCAATGCCAGATTTTGATATAGATTTTTGCCAAGAAGATCGTGATAAAGTTATTAATTACGTTAAAGACAAATACAAAAACAAGGTTGCGCAAATAATTACTTTTGGAAAACTTCAGGCTAGAATGGCTTTGCGTGATATTGGTAGAGTTATAGGTTTGCCGTATGGACGCGTAGATCAATTATCTAAAATGATTCCCTTTGATCCTTCAAGACCCTTAACGCTAGCAGAATCTGTTGCTATGGAACCAAGACTTCAAGAAGCTCAAAAAGAGGATCCGACAATCGAAAAACTTATCAATCTAGCTTTGAAGTTAGAAGGTTTATTTAGAAATATTGCAACTCATGCTGCAGGAATTGTAATTGGTGATAAAAATTTAACAGAAATAGTTCCATTGTACAAAGATCATGATTCAAGCATTCCTATTCCCGTTACCCAATTTGATATGAACTGGTCTGAGCAAGCGGGATTAGTAAAATTTGATTTTCTAGGATTAAAAACACTTACAGTTATTAAAAAAACAATTGAGTTAATAGAAAAAGATAGTCAAAAGCTAGATATAGAAAAAATTCCTTTAGATGATAGCAAAACATTTGAACTCCTCAGTTCAGGAGAGACAATGGGAATTTTTCAGTTGGAAAGCGCCGGCATGAGGGAAGTTTTAAAACAAATGATACCTAATAAGTTTGAAGATATTATAGCATTAGTAGCTTTGTATAGACCTGGCCCTATGCAAAATATTCCCTCATATAATAATCGAAAACATGGACTTGAAGAGCCTGATTATCTTCACCCTAAAATTGAAAACATATTAAAAGAAACTTATGGTGTGATTATCTATCAAGAACAAGTTATGCAAATTGCTCAAGCTTTATCAGGTTTTTCAGCAGGAAAAGCAGATATTTTAAGAAAAGCAATGGGTAAGAAAAAATCAGCTGAAATGGATAGGCAAAAAAAAGATTTCATTGAAGGCGCTATTAAAAATGACATTCCAAAAGAGCAGGCTGTTTATATATTTCAGTTAGTGGAGAAATTTGCTCAGTACGGATTTAACAAAAGTCATGCAGCTGCCTATGCTTTAATAGCTTATCAAACAGCTTATTTGAAGACTCATTATCCATTAAGTTTTTTTTCAGCATCTATGAGTATGGAGATGTCCAATACTGATAAGCTAAATCAGTTTTATGAAGAGTTAAAAAGACTTTCTATAAAAGTACATAACCCATGTATCAATCATTGTTTTGCAGATTTTGTCCCAAAGGATGGTACAATTTTTTATGCACTATCGGGAATTAAAGCCGTAGGATTTGAGGCAATATCTAATGTTATCAAAGAGAGAGAGGAGAATGGAAAGTTTTTATCTATGGAGGATTTTCTTAAGAGGGTAAGTAGCAAAGATATAAACAAGCTGCAACTCGAAGGCCTTATTAAAGCCGGTGCATTTGACTGCATAGATAAAAATCGTAGTAAACTTTATGAAAATGTCCCTGAAATTATTAAGCAATCAAAAAGTTACGATGAAAACCTTCAGGTAGATCAAATAAATCTATTTGAATCTCAGACAAATGACAATTTCAAAATTAACTTTACTGTACATCCAGCATGGGATGAGCCTGAAAAAATTAAAAGGGAATTTGAATCTATTGGTTTTTTTGTAAGTGAACATCCATTAAAAAACTATAAACACATTTTAGATAATTACAGTGTTGTTCAATTTCAGAGTTTTTCAGATAATAAAAATATTAATGAATGCATGTTGTCAGGCACAGTTATGGCTATACAGGAAAAAAAAACTGCAAAGGGTATGCCTTTTGCAATAGTTAAGTTTAGTGACCTAAGTAGAATGTTTGAGTTTTTTATTTTTTCAGAAGTGTTGGTTACCAATAGAGAAAAGTTATCTGCAGGAAAGTCTTTTTTAATAAATGTTAAAAGAGAAGTGCTCAAAAGCGGAATTGAAAGAACAAATGTTACAAAAATTTTTTTAATTAATGATATTTCTGAAAAGAAAATAGACAATCTCGATGTTACAATTAATAAGTTGGATGATATTGGAAGTTTAAAAAATCAGCTTTCCAAAAACGGAAAAACAGCAGTATCCTTATCTCATGTTGATAATGGTAAAAAAATGATTTTTAACCTTAAAAACAAAAGAACTGTTACTCTAGAATCGGTCAAAACCATTGAAAATGAAGGTTTTTTAACAAAAATTAATAATTAA
- the tsf gene encoding translation elongation factor Ts — protein sequence MSIFDKVKELRDLTGAGMVDCKNALSENDENIDLAIEYLRKKGIAKAAKKSDRSAAEGLITIVKSSTKASIVEINSETDFVAKNPEFNSFCEQVSNLCLESNSLESLKEKKTDKDLTVSETLINLIAKIGENIQIRRFKNIHCKSQVSTYIHNKQNDNSGKLAVLLSYASDNKDLSKDFANQLCMHIAAMSPQSLDERGISQEFLESEKKIMKDQLLEGGKKPEMIDKIILGKVSKIIKDNTLLGQKWVINPELTVQQAIDGFVKDNKSSFSIEDFVRYKVGEGIEVKKSDFANEVKDLTS from the coding sequence ATGAGCATTTTTGATAAAGTAAAAGAATTGCGTGACCTTACAGGTGCAGGAATGGTTGATTGCAAAAACGCCCTTTCAGAGAATGATGAAAATATTGATTTAGCTATTGAATATTTAAGAAAAAAAGGAATTGCAAAAGCTGCAAAGAAATCCGACAGAAGTGCTGCAGAAGGTTTAATTACTATTGTTAAATCTTCAACAAAAGCATCTATTGTTGAAATAAACTCCGAAACAGATTTTGTTGCAAAAAATCCAGAATTTAATTCTTTTTGTGAGCAGGTTTCAAATCTTTGCTTAGAATCAAATAGTTTAGAATCTCTAAAAGAGAAGAAGACAGATAAAGATTTAACTGTATCTGAAACTTTAATAAATTTAATTGCAAAAATTGGAGAAAATATTCAAATAAGAAGATTTAAAAACATTCATTGCAAGTCTCAAGTGTCTACCTATATTCACAATAAGCAAAATGATAATTCTGGTAAATTGGCAGTACTTTTGTCTTATGCGTCTGACAATAAGGATTTAAGTAAAGATTTTGCAAATCAATTATGCATGCACATAGCGGCGATGTCTCCTCAGTCATTAGATGAAAGAGGAATTAGTCAAGAATTTTTAGAAAGTGAGAAAAAAATTATGAAAGATCAATTGTTAGAGGGCGGGAAAAAACCAGAGATGATTGATAAAATTATTTTAGGAAAAGTTTCTAAAATCATTAAAGACAATACATTATTAGGACAGAAGTGGGTTATCAACCCTGAACTAACAGTGCAACAAGCAATTGATGGTTTTGTAAAAGACAACAAATCCTCATTTTCAATAGAGGACTTTGTTAGATATAAAGTTGGTGAAGGTATAGAGGTAAAAAAATCTGACTTTGCCAATGAA